In a genomic window of Henningerozyma blattae CBS 6284 chromosome 9, complete genome:
- the TBLA0I01320 gene encoding glucose-6-phosphate 1-epimerase (similar to Saccharomyces cerevisiae YMR099C; ancestral locus Anc_2.456) gives MTVKETDQEVILTHPKDANTTVTILKYGATVYSWKMANKEQLWVSTAAKLDGSKPVRGGIPLVFPVFGKNATDEHLSKLPQHGLARNSTWEFLGQVKNDPPTVQFGLGPENANPELTKLWPMDFSLILTVELGIDHLKTAIEVQNTSNSNELKFNWLFHTYLRTEDIEDTMVTNLTGMTAYDQLLAETYVERHPALTFSEEFDRIYKKVPENRNIQVVRHGQPIHTLKRENLPDTVVWNPWIKKSAGMADFEPKSGFKNMVCVEPGHVNDFIILPPGEKWNASQTLYKDDLKFQAIM, from the coding sequence ATGACTGTCAAAGAAACCGATCAAGAAGTTATTTTAACACATCCAAAAGACGCTAATACTACCGTGACTATATTGAAATATGGTGCTACGGTCTATTCGTGGAAAATGGCTAATAAAGAACAATTATGGGTTTCTACCGCTGCCAAATTAGACGGTTCAAAGCCAGTCAGAGGTGGTATCCCATTAGTTTTCCCAGTATTTGGTAAGAACGCCACTGATGAACATTTAAGCAAATTACCACAACATGGTTTAGCCAGAAATTCCACTTGGGAATTTTTAGGTCAAGTTAAAAATGACCCACCAACCGTCCAATTTGGTTTAGGTCCAGAAAATGCTAATCCTGAATTAACTAAATTATGGCCAATGGATTTTTCATTGATTTTAACTGTTGAACTAGGCATTGATCATTTAAAGACCGCCATTGAAGTCCAAAATAcatctaattcaaatgaattaaaatttaactGGTTATTCCATACATATTTAAGAACTGAAGACATTGAAGATACAATGGTCACAAACTTAACTGGTATGACCGCATATGATCAATTATTAGCTGAAACATACGTGGAAAGACACCCAGCTTTAACTTTTAGCGAAGAGTTTGACagaatttataaaaaagttCCAGAAAATCGTAACATTCAAGTTGTTCGTCATGGCCAACCTATTCATACCTTAAAGAGAGAGAACTTACCAGACACCGTTGTTTGGAATCCATGGATTAAGAAATCAGCTGGTATGGCTGATTTTGAACCAAAATCAGGTTTCAAAAATATGGTTTGTGTTGAACCTGGCCATGTTAAtgattttataattttaccaCCTGGCGAAAAATGGAATGCATCTCAAACTTTATACAAAgatgatttgaaatttcaagcAATTATGTAG